Proteins from a single region of Juglans microcarpa x Juglans regia isolate MS1-56 chromosome 5S, Jm3101_v1.0, whole genome shotgun sequence:
- the LOC121267561 gene encoding CTP synthase-like yields the protein MKYVLVTGGVVSGLGKGVTASSIGLLLKACGLRVTSIKIDPYLNTDAGTMSPFEHGEVFVLDDGGEVDLDLGNYERFLDIKLTRDNNITTGKIYQSVIDKERRGDYLGKTVQVVPHITDAIQEWIERVSMIPVDGKAGPADVCVIELGGTIGDIESMPFIEALGQFSYRVGTGNFCLIHVSLVPILNVVGEQKTKPTQHSVRGLRGLGLTPHILACRSTTALDQHVKVKLSQFCHVAEENIITLYDVPNIWHIPLLLRDQKAHEAILKVLNLLGEAKEPALEEWTSRAAICDKLHEPVRIAMVGKYTGLSDSYLSVLKALLHASVFHRKKLVVDWVPASHLEEATAKENPDAYKAAWKLLKGAHGVLVPGGFGDRGVQGKILAAKYAREKRVPFLGICLGMQIAVIEFARSVLGLKDANSTEFDPDTRNPCVIFMPEGSKTHMGGTMRLGLRRTYFQDMDCKSARLYGSRSFIDERHRHRYEVNPDMVERLEKAGLSFAGKDETGQRMEIIELPSHPYFIGVQFHPEFKSRPGNPSPLFLGLIAASAACGESDAVLQGYGSQRIVPNGVGNDTSKLKVYQNGSATKPKIALPDEDSNAGLQGYGSQRNVPNGVGNDTTKVKVYQNGSATKPTIALPDEETDDVLQVYGSQRNVPNGVGNDTSKVKVYQNGSATKPTIALPDEEADDVLQVYGSQRNVPNGVGNDTSKVKVYQNGSATKSTIGLPDGVYSNCNGIYL from the exons ATGAAGTACGTGTTGGTGACGGGTGGAGTAGTTAGCGGTCTCGGGAAGGGGGTCACCGCCAGTAGCATTGGTCTGCTTCTCAAGGCCTGTGGACTGCGCGTTACTTCCATCAAAATTG ATCCTTACTTGAACACCGATGCTGGAACAATGTCCCCTTTTGAGCACGGGGAAGTTTTCGTGTTAGACGATGGCGGTGAG GTGGACCTGGACCTTGGAAATTATGAGCGGTTCCTCGATATCAAGCTGACTCGTGATAATAATATCACTACTGGAAAGATTTACCAG TCCGTTATTGATAAGGAGAGAAGGGGAGATTATCTGGGGAAAACTGTGCAG GTTGTCCCTCACATCACAGATGCCATTCAAGAGTGGATTGAGCGTGTGTCAATGATACCAGTCGATGGGAAGGCAGGTCCAGCTGATGTTTGTGTCATAGAATTGGGTGGAACTATAG GAGACATTGAATCCATGCCATTTATCGAGGCTTTGGGGCAATTCTCTTACCGTGTAG GGACTGGAAACTTTTGTTTGATTCACGTCAGCCTTGTGCCCATTTTAAATGTTGTTGGTGAACAG aaaacaaaaccaacccaGCACAGTGTTCGGGGACTAAGAGGCCTGGGTTTGACGCCACATATCTTAGCTTGTCGCAGTACAACg GCACTTGACCAGCATGTAAAAGTGAAACTCTCTCAGTTTTGCCATGTTGCG GAAGAAAACATCATCACTCTCTATGATGTACCAAACATATGGCACATTCCTTTGCTTTTAAGA GATCAGAAGGCCCATGAAGCAATCTTGAAAGTGCTGAACCTGCTGGG TGAAGCAAAAGAGCCTGCACTCGAGGAATGGACTTCTAGGGCTGCAATCTGTGACAAGTTGCATGAGCCG GTCCGTATTGCCATGGTTGGAAAGTATACAGGCCTTTCCGATTCCTACCTCTCTGTACTGAAG GCTCTTTTGCATGCTTCTGTTTTCCATCGAAAGAAACTCGTTGTAGATTGGGTTCCTGCTTCCCACCTTGAAGAAGCAACAGCAAAAGAG AATCCAGATGCTTATAAAGCTGCTTGGAAGTTGTTGAAG GGTGCGCATGGTGTTCTTGTTCCCGGAGGTTTTGGTGACAGAGGAGTGCAAGGGAAAATTCTTGCTGCAAAATATGCTCGAGAAAAAAGAGTTCCGTTTCTTGGCATTTGTCTAGGAATGCAAATTGCTGTCATTGAGTTTGCACGATCTGTTCTTGGTCTGAAAGACGCTAACAGCACTGAATTTGATCCCGATACCAGGAATCCCTGCGTTATATTTATGCCTGAG GGCTCAAAAACACATATGGGGGGCACCATGCGTCTTGGATTAAGGAGGACATATTTCCAGGATATGGACTGCAAATCTGCAAGACT ATATGGAAGTAGAAGCTTCATTGATGAAAGACATCGGCATAGATACGAG GTCAATCCTGATATGGTAGAACGCCTTGAAAAAGCTGGCCTCTCTTTTGCCGGCAAAGATGAAACTGGTCAACGCATGGAG ATTATCGAGCTACCTAGTCATCCATACTTCATTGGGGTGCAATTTCATCCTGAATTTAAATCAAGACCAGGAAATCCTTCTCCTTTATTTTTAG GACTTATAGCAGCATCGGCAGCATGTGGGGAATCGGATGCTGTCCTACAAGGATATGGGAGCCAAAGGATTGTCCCAAATGGAGTTGGAAATGATACCTCAAAACTCAAAGTTTACCAAAATGGAAGTGCAACTAAGCCCAAGATTGCATTGCCTGATGAGGATTCCAATGCGGGCTTACAAGGATATGGGAGCCAAAGGAATGTCCCAAATGGAGTTGGGAATGACACCACAAAAGTCAAAGTGTACCAAAATGGAAGTGCAACTAAGCCCACCATTGCATTGCCTGATGAGGAGACAGATGATGTCTTACAAGTATATGGGAGCCAAAGGAATGTCCCAAATGGAGTTGGGAATGATACCTCAAAAGTCAAAGTTTACCAAAATGGAAGTGCAACTAAGCCCACCATTGCATTGCCTGATGAGGAGGCAGATGATGTCTTACAAGTATATGGGAGCCAAAGGAATGTCCCAAATGGAGTTGGGAATGATACCTCAAAAGTCAAAGTTTACCAAAATGGAAGTGCAACTAAGTCCACCATTGGATTGCCTGATGGTGTTTATAGCAATTGCAATGGGATCTACTTGTGA